One stretch of Harmonia axyridis chromosome 1, icHarAxyr1.1, whole genome shotgun sequence DNA includes these proteins:
- the LOC123683304 gene encoding glutamyl aminopeptidase isoform X1, whose protein sequence is MGLFDWVKTNKWLVFFFSLSIIFILWTAALQILFWYAQDDLNELRTKYDIELLKQTDTESTTAKKWPYFYYDKTSRGMSMHRLIDQITPEKYDLYLYPNLKNGTFEGKVNITLQLQDITTITMHNKNLTIKSAKCDQSPLDFYTFPHDELMVIQKEDQTAFNNGSTILELEFEGVMKNKLVGLYQSTYTGKKGLRTIATSKFEPTYAREAFPCFDEPGLKATFKVHIWKPNDSDYIALSNYPVESEEDLNGGKLVHFKETVKMSTYLVCFIVCDFNYTETFFENNGTNVPFRVYATPQQLEKTTYAGEVGKKTIEFYIKYFDIPYPLPKLDMIAIPDFSSGAMEHWGLVTYRETALLYTPKDHSSENKQRVLVVVAHELAHSWFGNLVTMAWWDNLWLNEGFASYIEYKGGHAAEPTFGLLDQFLVRELHPVLDLDAKISSHPVIQNVGTPDQITEVFDTISYNKGACVLRMLEQTVGEEKFRKGVTNYLKRYEYSNAVTKYLWREIQKVVGESIDVRDFMDTFTMQMGYPILNVTVEGDKLVLDQTRFLINPADADKQKPSPLNYTWTVPVTYITDKGKSEGIVWFNHTSKNVTIERPKDAKWIKFNPDQAGYYRVNYPNAMWKELGQHMLELPVSDRTHLLEEAFSIARSGQLSYEIPLELTKYLKDETNYTPWEVASSKLLELLKLLKASRKEQEFKHYVIKILNPIYKNLSWIIGKDDSHLKKLTRVLVLKLACEIEYDAALKDAANQLDIWFTTRTASPDLREIIYKYGMKNADLDKWEKLFKLFEEESDANEKLKLLRGLTAVNNPTLLYRLLDLAKDETYIRSQDYINFIIMMSRNPIGLPIVWDYVRENWDVLIKRFTLNSRYLGEMIPAITSSFSTNIKLAELNDFIAAHPEGGAGTAARERAIENIKNNILWLSKYKDTVEKWISVNSS, encoded by the exons AAATGGCCTTATTTTTATTATGACAAA ACATCACGCGGCATGTCTATGCACCGCCTTATCGACCAGATCACACCGGAGAAGTACGACCTCTATCTCTACCCAAACCTGAAGAATGGCACCTTCGAAGGAAAGGTTAACATTACGCTCCAGCTTCAAGACATCACAACGATCACCATGCACAACAAGAACCTGACCATCAAAAGCGCAAAGTGCGATCAGTCTCCTTTGGATTTCTACACGTTTCCCCACGATGAGCTTATGGTCATCCAGAAGGAAGACCAGACAGCCTTCAACAATGGTTCTACCATTTTGGAGTTGGAATTTGAGGGCGTCATGAAGAACAAGCTGGTGGGTTTGTACCAGAGCACCTATACGGGAAAGAAAGGATTGAG AACGATCGCAACTTCGAAATTTGAACCCACCTACGCAAGAGAAGCCTTTCCATGTTTCGATGAACCTGGTTTGAAAGCGACGTTCAAAGTTCACATATGGAAACCAAACGATTCAGACTATATAGCCTTGAGCAACTATCCAGTG GAAAGCGAAGAAGACCTAAACGGCGGAAAACTTGTCCACTTCAAAGAAACTGTAAAGATGTCCACATATCTCGTATGTTTCATCGTTTGCGACTTCAACTACACGGAAACCTTCTTCGAGAACAATGGTACCAACGTACCTTTCAGGGTATATGCAACGCCCCAACAGCTGGAGAAGACAACTTACGCTGGTGAAGTGGGAAAGAAGACTATTGAGTTCTACATCAAATATTTCGATATACCTTACCCTCTACCCAAGTTAG acATGATTGCCATTCCCGACTTCAGTTCTGGTGCCATGGAGCATTGGGGATTGGTCACCTACAGAGAAACAGCTCTCTTGTACACTCCCAAAGATCATTCCTCGGAGAATAAGCAGAGAGTGTTGGTTGTGGTTGCACATGAACTGGCCCACAGTTGGTTCGGTAATTTAG TCACCATGGCCTGGTGGGACAATCTCTGGTTAAACGAAGGCTTCGCCTCCTACATAGAATACAAGGGTGGACATGCAGCAGAACCAACCTTTGGACTG TTGGATCAATTCTTAGTTAGAGAACTGCATCCGGTTCTGGACCTTGACGCGAAGATCAGCTCCCATCCCGTTATCCAGAACGTTGGCACCCCTGATCAGATAACAGAAGTTTTCGACACCATTTCGTACAATAAG GGCGCCTGCGTGCTGCGAATGTTGGAACAAACAGTCGGCGAGGAGAAGTTTAGGAAGGGGGTTACCAACTACCTGAAGAGATACGAATACTCCAACGCCGTTACCAAATACTTGTGGCGCGAGATACAGAAAGTTGTCGGGGAGTCTATAGATGTTCGTGACTTTATGGATACCTTCACGATGCAGATGGGCTACCCGATACTTAACGTGACGGTTGAAGGGGACAAGTTAGTACTGGACCAAACCAGGTTCTTGATCAACCCAGCTGACGCAGACAAGCAGAAACCTTCGCCATTGAA CTACACATGGACTGTACCAGTTACGTATATTACCGATAAAGGAAAATCAGAAGGAATCGTTTGGTTCAATCATACCAGCAAAAATG TGACAATCGAGAGGCCGAAAGACGCAAAATGGATCAAATTCAATCCGGACCAAGCGGGATACTACAGAGTAAACTACCCGAACGCGATGTGGAAAGAACTGGGTCAACACATGTTGGAACTGCCGGTCTCCGACCGAACTCATCTTCTAGAAGAAGCCTTCAGTATAGCCAGATCTGGTCAGTTGAGCTACGAGATCCCGTTGGAACTCACCAAATACCTCAAAGACGAGACTAACTATACGCCCTGGGAGGTAGCTTCGTCTAAGCTACTTGAGCTTCTGAAGCTGTTAAAGGCTTCGAGGAAAGAGCAGGAGTTCAAG CATTACGTCATCAAGATCCTCAACCCAATCTACAAGAATCTGTCTTGGATAATAGGCAAAGATGACTCCCACCTCAAAAA GTTGACGCGCGTTTTGGTGTTGAAACTTGCCTGTGAAATCGAATACGACGCAGCTCTGAAAGATGCCGCCAATCAATTGGACATCTGGTTCACCACAAGGACAGCCTCACcagatttaagagaaatcaTCTATAAATATG GTATGAAGAATGCTGACCTTGACAAGTGGGAGAAGTTGTTCAAGCTATTCGAAGAGGAGTCTGATGCCAATGAGAAGTTGAAGCTTTTAAGGGGGTTGACAGCTGTGAATAACCCAACACTTTTATATAG ATTACTTGACCTTGCCAAAGATGAAACTTACATCCGCTCTCAAGATTATATCAATTTCATCATCATGATGTCTAGAAATCCTATTGGACTTCCTATAGTATGGGATTATGTCAG ggaAAACTGGGATGTTCTTATCAAACGGTTCACGCTGAACAGCAGATATTTGGGAGAGATGATTCCAGCCATCACCTCCAGTTTTTCAACCAATATCAAGCTAGCAGAG CTGAATGACTTTATTGCTGCACATCCCGAAGGTGGTGCAGGTACAGCAGCTAGAGAAAGAGCTATAGAGAATATCAAGAATAACATTCTGTGGTTATCAAAGTACAAAGACACTGTTGAAAAATGGATATCTGTCAATAGTTCCTAG
- the LOC123683304 gene encoding glutamyl aminopeptidase isoform X4 produces MSMHRLIDQITPEKYDLYLYPNLKNGTFEGKVNITLQLQDITTITMHNKNLTIKSAKCDQSPLDFYTFPHDELMVIQKEDQTAFNNGSTILELEFEGVMKNKLVGLYQSTYTGKKGLRTIATSKFEPTYAREAFPCFDEPGLKATFKVHIWKPNDSDYIALSNYPVESEEDLNGGKLVHFKETVKMSTYLVCFIVCDFNYTETFFENNGTNVPFRVYATPQQLEKTTYAGEVGKKTIEFYIKYFDIPYPLPKLDMIAIPDFSSGAMEHWGLVTYRETALLYTPKDHSSENKQRVLVVVAHELAHSWFGNLVTMAWWDNLWLNEGFASYIEYKGGHAAEPTFGLLDQFLVRELHPVLDLDAKISSHPVIQNVGTPDQITEVFDTISYNKGACVLRMLEQTVGEEKFRKGVTNYLKRYEYSNAVTKYLWREIQKVVGESIDVRDFMDTFTMQMGYPILNVTVEGDKLVLDQTRFLINPADADKQKPSPLNYTWTVPVTYITDKGKSEGIVWFNHTSKNVTIERPKDAKWIKFNPDQAGYYRVNYPNAMWKELGQHMLELPVSDRTHLLEEAFSIARSGQLSYEIPLELTKYLKDETNYTPWEVASSKLLELLKLLKASRKEQEFKHYVIKILNPIYKNLSWIIGKDDSHLKKLTRVLVLKLACEIEYDAALKDAANQLDIWFTTRTASPDLREIIYKYGMKNADLDKWEKLFKLFEEESDANEKLKLLRGLTAVNNPTLLYRLLDLAKDETYIRSQDYINFIIMMSRNPIGLPIVWDYVRENWDVLIKRFTLNSRYLGEMIPAITSSFSTNIKLAELNDFIAAHPEGGAGTAARERAIENIKNNILWLSKYKDTVEKWISVNSS; encoded by the exons ATGTCTATGCACCGCCTTATCGACCAGATCACACCGGAGAAGTACGACCTCTATCTCTACCCAAACCTGAAGAATGGCACCTTCGAAGGAAAGGTTAACATTACGCTCCAGCTTCAAGACATCACAACGATCACCATGCACAACAAGAACCTGACCATCAAAAGCGCAAAGTGCGATCAGTCTCCTTTGGATTTCTACACGTTTCCCCACGATGAGCTTATGGTCATCCAGAAGGAAGACCAGACAGCCTTCAACAATGGTTCTACCATTTTGGAGTTGGAATTTGAGGGCGTCATGAAGAACAAGCTGGTGGGTTTGTACCAGAGCACCTATACGGGAAAGAAAGGATTGAG AACGATCGCAACTTCGAAATTTGAACCCACCTACGCAAGAGAAGCCTTTCCATGTTTCGATGAACCTGGTTTGAAAGCGACGTTCAAAGTTCACATATGGAAACCAAACGATTCAGACTATATAGCCTTGAGCAACTATCCAGTG GAAAGCGAAGAAGACCTAAACGGCGGAAAACTTGTCCACTTCAAAGAAACTGTAAAGATGTCCACATATCTCGTATGTTTCATCGTTTGCGACTTCAACTACACGGAAACCTTCTTCGAGAACAATGGTACCAACGTACCTTTCAGGGTATATGCAACGCCCCAACAGCTGGAGAAGACAACTTACGCTGGTGAAGTGGGAAAGAAGACTATTGAGTTCTACATCAAATATTTCGATATACCTTACCCTCTACCCAAGTTAG acATGATTGCCATTCCCGACTTCAGTTCTGGTGCCATGGAGCATTGGGGATTGGTCACCTACAGAGAAACAGCTCTCTTGTACACTCCCAAAGATCATTCCTCGGAGAATAAGCAGAGAGTGTTGGTTGTGGTTGCACATGAACTGGCCCACAGTTGGTTCGGTAATTTAG TCACCATGGCCTGGTGGGACAATCTCTGGTTAAACGAAGGCTTCGCCTCCTACATAGAATACAAGGGTGGACATGCAGCAGAACCAACCTTTGGACTG TTGGATCAATTCTTAGTTAGAGAACTGCATCCGGTTCTGGACCTTGACGCGAAGATCAGCTCCCATCCCGTTATCCAGAACGTTGGCACCCCTGATCAGATAACAGAAGTTTTCGACACCATTTCGTACAATAAG GGCGCCTGCGTGCTGCGAATGTTGGAACAAACAGTCGGCGAGGAGAAGTTTAGGAAGGGGGTTACCAACTACCTGAAGAGATACGAATACTCCAACGCCGTTACCAAATACTTGTGGCGCGAGATACAGAAAGTTGTCGGGGAGTCTATAGATGTTCGTGACTTTATGGATACCTTCACGATGCAGATGGGCTACCCGATACTTAACGTGACGGTTGAAGGGGACAAGTTAGTACTGGACCAAACCAGGTTCTTGATCAACCCAGCTGACGCAGACAAGCAGAAACCTTCGCCATTGAA CTACACATGGACTGTACCAGTTACGTATATTACCGATAAAGGAAAATCAGAAGGAATCGTTTGGTTCAATCATACCAGCAAAAATG TGACAATCGAGAGGCCGAAAGACGCAAAATGGATCAAATTCAATCCGGACCAAGCGGGATACTACAGAGTAAACTACCCGAACGCGATGTGGAAAGAACTGGGTCAACACATGTTGGAACTGCCGGTCTCCGACCGAACTCATCTTCTAGAAGAAGCCTTCAGTATAGCCAGATCTGGTCAGTTGAGCTACGAGATCCCGTTGGAACTCACCAAATACCTCAAAGACGAGACTAACTATACGCCCTGGGAGGTAGCTTCGTCTAAGCTACTTGAGCTTCTGAAGCTGTTAAAGGCTTCGAGGAAAGAGCAGGAGTTCAAG CATTACGTCATCAAGATCCTCAACCCAATCTACAAGAATCTGTCTTGGATAATAGGCAAAGATGACTCCCACCTCAAAAA GTTGACGCGCGTTTTGGTGTTGAAACTTGCCTGTGAAATCGAATACGACGCAGCTCTGAAAGATGCCGCCAATCAATTGGACATCTGGTTCACCACAAGGACAGCCTCACcagatttaagagaaatcaTCTATAAATATG GTATGAAGAATGCTGACCTTGACAAGTGGGAGAAGTTGTTCAAGCTATTCGAAGAGGAGTCTGATGCCAATGAGAAGTTGAAGCTTTTAAGGGGGTTGACAGCTGTGAATAACCCAACACTTTTATATAG ATTACTTGACCTTGCCAAAGATGAAACTTACATCCGCTCTCAAGATTATATCAATTTCATCATCATGATGTCTAGAAATCCTATTGGACTTCCTATAGTATGGGATTATGTCAG ggaAAACTGGGATGTTCTTATCAAACGGTTCACGCTGAACAGCAGATATTTGGGAGAGATGATTCCAGCCATCACCTCCAGTTTTTCAACCAATATCAAGCTAGCAGAG CTGAATGACTTTATTGCTGCACATCCCGAAGGTGGTGCAGGTACAGCAGCTAGAGAAAGAGCTATAGAGAATATCAAGAATAACATTCTGTGGTTATCAAAGTACAAAGACACTGTTGAAAAATGGATATCTGTCAATAGTTCCTAG
- the LOC123683304 gene encoding glutamyl aminopeptidase isoform X3, translating into MRFDLRLIPSLLRTVAPVLRKRNFCKFFRRYDLHTSRGMSMHRLIDQITPEKYDLYLYPNLKNGTFEGKVNITLQLQDITTITMHNKNLTIKSAKCDQSPLDFYTFPHDELMVIQKEDQTAFNNGSTILELEFEGVMKNKLVGLYQSTYTGKKGLRTIATSKFEPTYAREAFPCFDEPGLKATFKVHIWKPNDSDYIALSNYPVESEEDLNGGKLVHFKETVKMSTYLVCFIVCDFNYTETFFENNGTNVPFRVYATPQQLEKTTYAGEVGKKTIEFYIKYFDIPYPLPKLDMIAIPDFSSGAMEHWGLVTYRETALLYTPKDHSSENKQRVLVVVAHELAHSWFGNLVTMAWWDNLWLNEGFASYIEYKGGHAAEPTFGLLDQFLVRELHPVLDLDAKISSHPVIQNVGTPDQITEVFDTISYNKGACVLRMLEQTVGEEKFRKGVTNYLKRYEYSNAVTKYLWREIQKVVGESIDVRDFMDTFTMQMGYPILNVTVEGDKLVLDQTRFLINPADADKQKPSPLNYTWTVPVTYITDKGKSEGIVWFNHTSKNVTIERPKDAKWIKFNPDQAGYYRVNYPNAMWKELGQHMLELPVSDRTHLLEEAFSIARSGQLSYEIPLELTKYLKDETNYTPWEVASSKLLELLKLLKASRKEQEFKHYVIKILNPIYKNLSWIIGKDDSHLKKLTRVLVLKLACEIEYDAALKDAANQLDIWFTTRTASPDLREIIYKYGMKNADLDKWEKLFKLFEEESDANEKLKLLRGLTAVNNPTLLYRLLDLAKDETYIRSQDYINFIIMMSRNPIGLPIVWDYVRENWDVLIKRFTLNSRYLGEMIPAITSSFSTNIKLAELNDFIAAHPEGGAGTAARERAIENIKNNILWLSKYKDTVEKWISVNSS; encoded by the exons ACATCACGCGGCATGTCTATGCACCGCCTTATCGACCAGATCACACCGGAGAAGTACGACCTCTATCTCTACCCAAACCTGAAGAATGGCACCTTCGAAGGAAAGGTTAACATTACGCTCCAGCTTCAAGACATCACAACGATCACCATGCACAACAAGAACCTGACCATCAAAAGCGCAAAGTGCGATCAGTCTCCTTTGGATTTCTACACGTTTCCCCACGATGAGCTTATGGTCATCCAGAAGGAAGACCAGACAGCCTTCAACAATGGTTCTACCATTTTGGAGTTGGAATTTGAGGGCGTCATGAAGAACAAGCTGGTGGGTTTGTACCAGAGCACCTATACGGGAAAGAAAGGATTGAG AACGATCGCAACTTCGAAATTTGAACCCACCTACGCAAGAGAAGCCTTTCCATGTTTCGATGAACCTGGTTTGAAAGCGACGTTCAAAGTTCACATATGGAAACCAAACGATTCAGACTATATAGCCTTGAGCAACTATCCAGTG GAAAGCGAAGAAGACCTAAACGGCGGAAAACTTGTCCACTTCAAAGAAACTGTAAAGATGTCCACATATCTCGTATGTTTCATCGTTTGCGACTTCAACTACACGGAAACCTTCTTCGAGAACAATGGTACCAACGTACCTTTCAGGGTATATGCAACGCCCCAACAGCTGGAGAAGACAACTTACGCTGGTGAAGTGGGAAAGAAGACTATTGAGTTCTACATCAAATATTTCGATATACCTTACCCTCTACCCAAGTTAG acATGATTGCCATTCCCGACTTCAGTTCTGGTGCCATGGAGCATTGGGGATTGGTCACCTACAGAGAAACAGCTCTCTTGTACACTCCCAAAGATCATTCCTCGGAGAATAAGCAGAGAGTGTTGGTTGTGGTTGCACATGAACTGGCCCACAGTTGGTTCGGTAATTTAG TCACCATGGCCTGGTGGGACAATCTCTGGTTAAACGAAGGCTTCGCCTCCTACATAGAATACAAGGGTGGACATGCAGCAGAACCAACCTTTGGACTG TTGGATCAATTCTTAGTTAGAGAACTGCATCCGGTTCTGGACCTTGACGCGAAGATCAGCTCCCATCCCGTTATCCAGAACGTTGGCACCCCTGATCAGATAACAGAAGTTTTCGACACCATTTCGTACAATAAG GGCGCCTGCGTGCTGCGAATGTTGGAACAAACAGTCGGCGAGGAGAAGTTTAGGAAGGGGGTTACCAACTACCTGAAGAGATACGAATACTCCAACGCCGTTACCAAATACTTGTGGCGCGAGATACAGAAAGTTGTCGGGGAGTCTATAGATGTTCGTGACTTTATGGATACCTTCACGATGCAGATGGGCTACCCGATACTTAACGTGACGGTTGAAGGGGACAAGTTAGTACTGGACCAAACCAGGTTCTTGATCAACCCAGCTGACGCAGACAAGCAGAAACCTTCGCCATTGAA CTACACATGGACTGTACCAGTTACGTATATTACCGATAAAGGAAAATCAGAAGGAATCGTTTGGTTCAATCATACCAGCAAAAATG TGACAATCGAGAGGCCGAAAGACGCAAAATGGATCAAATTCAATCCGGACCAAGCGGGATACTACAGAGTAAACTACCCGAACGCGATGTGGAAAGAACTGGGTCAACACATGTTGGAACTGCCGGTCTCCGACCGAACTCATCTTCTAGAAGAAGCCTTCAGTATAGCCAGATCTGGTCAGTTGAGCTACGAGATCCCGTTGGAACTCACCAAATACCTCAAAGACGAGACTAACTATACGCCCTGGGAGGTAGCTTCGTCTAAGCTACTTGAGCTTCTGAAGCTGTTAAAGGCTTCGAGGAAAGAGCAGGAGTTCAAG CATTACGTCATCAAGATCCTCAACCCAATCTACAAGAATCTGTCTTGGATAATAGGCAAAGATGACTCCCACCTCAAAAA GTTGACGCGCGTTTTGGTGTTGAAACTTGCCTGTGAAATCGAATACGACGCAGCTCTGAAAGATGCCGCCAATCAATTGGACATCTGGTTCACCACAAGGACAGCCTCACcagatttaagagaaatcaTCTATAAATATG GTATGAAGAATGCTGACCTTGACAAGTGGGAGAAGTTGTTCAAGCTATTCGAAGAGGAGTCTGATGCCAATGAGAAGTTGAAGCTTTTAAGGGGGTTGACAGCTGTGAATAACCCAACACTTTTATATAG ATTACTTGACCTTGCCAAAGATGAAACTTACATCCGCTCTCAAGATTATATCAATTTCATCATCATGATGTCTAGAAATCCTATTGGACTTCCTATAGTATGGGATTATGTCAG ggaAAACTGGGATGTTCTTATCAAACGGTTCACGCTGAACAGCAGATATTTGGGAGAGATGATTCCAGCCATCACCTCCAGTTTTTCAACCAATATCAAGCTAGCAGAG CTGAATGACTTTATTGCTGCACATCCCGAAGGTGGTGCAGGTACAGCAGCTAGAGAAAGAGCTATAGAGAATATCAAGAATAACATTCTGTGGTTATCAAAGTACAAAGACACTGTTGAAAAATGGATATCTGTCAATAGTTCCTAG
- the LOC123683304 gene encoding glutamyl aminopeptidase isoform X2 translates to MELSYILIVILLIGTEKNTNGCDFMFPYPLFFLQPSTTSRGMSMHRLIDQITPEKYDLYLYPNLKNGTFEGKVNITLQLQDITTITMHNKNLTIKSAKCDQSPLDFYTFPHDELMVIQKEDQTAFNNGSTILELEFEGVMKNKLVGLYQSTYTGKKGLRTIATSKFEPTYAREAFPCFDEPGLKATFKVHIWKPNDSDYIALSNYPVESEEDLNGGKLVHFKETVKMSTYLVCFIVCDFNYTETFFENNGTNVPFRVYATPQQLEKTTYAGEVGKKTIEFYIKYFDIPYPLPKLDMIAIPDFSSGAMEHWGLVTYRETALLYTPKDHSSENKQRVLVVVAHELAHSWFGNLVTMAWWDNLWLNEGFASYIEYKGGHAAEPTFGLLDQFLVRELHPVLDLDAKISSHPVIQNVGTPDQITEVFDTISYNKGACVLRMLEQTVGEEKFRKGVTNYLKRYEYSNAVTKYLWREIQKVVGESIDVRDFMDTFTMQMGYPILNVTVEGDKLVLDQTRFLINPADADKQKPSPLNYTWTVPVTYITDKGKSEGIVWFNHTSKNVTIERPKDAKWIKFNPDQAGYYRVNYPNAMWKELGQHMLELPVSDRTHLLEEAFSIARSGQLSYEIPLELTKYLKDETNYTPWEVASSKLLELLKLLKASRKEQEFKHYVIKILNPIYKNLSWIIGKDDSHLKKLTRVLVLKLACEIEYDAALKDAANQLDIWFTTRTASPDLREIIYKYGMKNADLDKWEKLFKLFEEESDANEKLKLLRGLTAVNNPTLLYRLLDLAKDETYIRSQDYINFIIMMSRNPIGLPIVWDYVRENWDVLIKRFTLNSRYLGEMIPAITSSFSTNIKLAELNDFIAAHPEGGAGTAARERAIENIKNNILWLSKYKDTVEKWISVNSS, encoded by the exons atggaacTTTCCTATATTTTGATAGTTATTCTGTTAATTGGGACCGAAAAAAATACCAATGGGTGTGACTTTATGTTTCCCTATCCTTTGTTCTTTCTTCAGCCCTCCACA ACATCACGCGGCATGTCTATGCACCGCCTTATCGACCAGATCACACCGGAGAAGTACGACCTCTATCTCTACCCAAACCTGAAGAATGGCACCTTCGAAGGAAAGGTTAACATTACGCTCCAGCTTCAAGACATCACAACGATCACCATGCACAACAAGAACCTGACCATCAAAAGCGCAAAGTGCGATCAGTCTCCTTTGGATTTCTACACGTTTCCCCACGATGAGCTTATGGTCATCCAGAAGGAAGACCAGACAGCCTTCAACAATGGTTCTACCATTTTGGAGTTGGAATTTGAGGGCGTCATGAAGAACAAGCTGGTGGGTTTGTACCAGAGCACCTATACGGGAAAGAAAGGATTGAG AACGATCGCAACTTCGAAATTTGAACCCACCTACGCAAGAGAAGCCTTTCCATGTTTCGATGAACCTGGTTTGAAAGCGACGTTCAAAGTTCACATATGGAAACCAAACGATTCAGACTATATAGCCTTGAGCAACTATCCAGTG GAAAGCGAAGAAGACCTAAACGGCGGAAAACTTGTCCACTTCAAAGAAACTGTAAAGATGTCCACATATCTCGTATGTTTCATCGTTTGCGACTTCAACTACACGGAAACCTTCTTCGAGAACAATGGTACCAACGTACCTTTCAGGGTATATGCAACGCCCCAACAGCTGGAGAAGACAACTTACGCTGGTGAAGTGGGAAAGAAGACTATTGAGTTCTACATCAAATATTTCGATATACCTTACCCTCTACCCAAGTTAG acATGATTGCCATTCCCGACTTCAGTTCTGGTGCCATGGAGCATTGGGGATTGGTCACCTACAGAGAAACAGCTCTCTTGTACACTCCCAAAGATCATTCCTCGGAGAATAAGCAGAGAGTGTTGGTTGTGGTTGCACATGAACTGGCCCACAGTTGGTTCGGTAATTTAG TCACCATGGCCTGGTGGGACAATCTCTGGTTAAACGAAGGCTTCGCCTCCTACATAGAATACAAGGGTGGACATGCAGCAGAACCAACCTTTGGACTG TTGGATCAATTCTTAGTTAGAGAACTGCATCCGGTTCTGGACCTTGACGCGAAGATCAGCTCCCATCCCGTTATCCAGAACGTTGGCACCCCTGATCAGATAACAGAAGTTTTCGACACCATTTCGTACAATAAG GGCGCCTGCGTGCTGCGAATGTTGGAACAAACAGTCGGCGAGGAGAAGTTTAGGAAGGGGGTTACCAACTACCTGAAGAGATACGAATACTCCAACGCCGTTACCAAATACTTGTGGCGCGAGATACAGAAAGTTGTCGGGGAGTCTATAGATGTTCGTGACTTTATGGATACCTTCACGATGCAGATGGGCTACCCGATACTTAACGTGACGGTTGAAGGGGACAAGTTAGTACTGGACCAAACCAGGTTCTTGATCAACCCAGCTGACGCAGACAAGCAGAAACCTTCGCCATTGAA CTACACATGGACTGTACCAGTTACGTATATTACCGATAAAGGAAAATCAGAAGGAATCGTTTGGTTCAATCATACCAGCAAAAATG TGACAATCGAGAGGCCGAAAGACGCAAAATGGATCAAATTCAATCCGGACCAAGCGGGATACTACAGAGTAAACTACCCGAACGCGATGTGGAAAGAACTGGGTCAACACATGTTGGAACTGCCGGTCTCCGACCGAACTCATCTTCTAGAAGAAGCCTTCAGTATAGCCAGATCTGGTCAGTTGAGCTACGAGATCCCGTTGGAACTCACCAAATACCTCAAAGACGAGACTAACTATACGCCCTGGGAGGTAGCTTCGTCTAAGCTACTTGAGCTTCTGAAGCTGTTAAAGGCTTCGAGGAAAGAGCAGGAGTTCAAG CATTACGTCATCAAGATCCTCAACCCAATCTACAAGAATCTGTCTTGGATAATAGGCAAAGATGACTCCCACCTCAAAAA GTTGACGCGCGTTTTGGTGTTGAAACTTGCCTGTGAAATCGAATACGACGCAGCTCTGAAAGATGCCGCCAATCAATTGGACATCTGGTTCACCACAAGGACAGCCTCACcagatttaagagaaatcaTCTATAAATATG GTATGAAGAATGCTGACCTTGACAAGTGGGAGAAGTTGTTCAAGCTATTCGAAGAGGAGTCTGATGCCAATGAGAAGTTGAAGCTTTTAAGGGGGTTGACAGCTGTGAATAACCCAACACTTTTATATAG ATTACTTGACCTTGCCAAAGATGAAACTTACATCCGCTCTCAAGATTATATCAATTTCATCATCATGATGTCTAGAAATCCTATTGGACTTCCTATAGTATGGGATTATGTCAG ggaAAACTGGGATGTTCTTATCAAACGGTTCACGCTGAACAGCAGATATTTGGGAGAGATGATTCCAGCCATCACCTCCAGTTTTTCAACCAATATCAAGCTAGCAGAG CTGAATGACTTTATTGCTGCACATCCCGAAGGTGGTGCAGGTACAGCAGCTAGAGAAAGAGCTATAGAGAATATCAAGAATAACATTCTGTGGTTATCAAAGTACAAAGACACTGTTGAAAAATGGATATCTGTCAATAGTTCCTAG